The window CGCCGTCAACGCGGAAATCCGCGGCGACTCGATGGTCTATCGCAACTACCAAGACATCGGCATCGCAATCGGCGGTGGCAAAGGCTTGGTCGTTCCGGTCCTTCGCAACGTGGAACGCATGTCGTTTGCCGAAGTCGAAGGCAGCATTGCCGAGTACGCTCGTCTGGCCGGCGAAAACCGATTGCAACCAAGCGACTTGATGGGTGGCACGTTCACGATCAGCAATGGTGGCATCTACGGATCGCTGCTCAGCACTCCAATCGTCAACCCACCACAAAGCGGCATCTTGGGTCTGCACTCGATCCAAGAACGCCCCGTCGCGGAAGATGGCCAAGTTGTCATCCGCCCAATGATGTACGTGGCGCTTACTTACGATCACCGCATCGTTGACGGTCGCGAAGCGGTTGGCTTCTTGGTCGCGATCAAAGAAACGATCGAAGATCCAGCTCGATTGTTCTTGGAAGTCTGATCAGGCCGCGGGCTTCATCCAGCTCGCACGCTCGATGGAAGGTTTCCCTCGGTTCCTGCCATGGCAACCGGACCTAACGGCCGTCGCTTACTTTTGAAGTCGTTTCACGACTTCGGTGTGGCCGTTGCTGCTAGCAAAGTCAATTGCGGTTTCGCCGTCGATGTCGGCTTTGGTTGGATCGGCTCCCGCCTCGAGCAACAACTCGACCACCGCCATTTGACCTTCCGCCGCTGCGAACATCAGCGGTGAAAAGTGTTCTTCGCTGTCGACCAAGTCCACCGCCGCACCGGCGTCGAGCAATAGCTTGACCGTTTCTGCATTGTCAGCGGTCGAGGCATACATCAGTGCGGTACGACCAAACGAATCTCGATGGTCAACTTCGACCTCCTGAGACAAAAACCATTCGACCACCGGTGTGTGACCGTCGAACGCAGCCATTTGCATTGCCGTGCGTTGATGCTCGTCCATCGCCGAAACATCCACGCCCTGCCCCGCGAGTCGCTTGACACCAGCCAAGTCACCGATCATCGCGGCTTCACGAAACTTGTCTTCGGGTGACTTCTCGGGAAGCGGAACATCTTCCGAAGTGGCCATGCCTTCGGGAGCCTGAGGTGCCAGCACATCTTCTCGCTCACGCCGCGGGAAATCCTCCGGTGACAACCGCTTGGATTCGCACCCTGAAAGTCCAATGGCCGAACCGAGGATCAAGACGCTCAA of the Rhodopirellula baltica SH 1 genome contains:
- a CDS encoding ankyrin repeat domain-containing protein; the protein is MQYSSLQTRRVSVRRSSVLSVLILGSAIGLSGCESKRLSPEDFPRREREDVLAPQAPEGMATSEDVPLPEKSPEDKFREAAMIGDLAGVKRLAGQGVDVSAMDEHQRTAMQMAAFDGHTPVVEWFLSQEVEVDHRDSFGRTALMYASTADNAETVKLLLDAGAAVDLVDSEEHFSPLMFAAAEGQMAVVELLLEAGADPTKADIDGETAIDFASSNGHTEVVKRLQK